The following coding sequences lie in one Hippopotamus amphibius kiboko isolate mHipAmp2 chromosome 17, mHipAmp2.hap2, whole genome shotgun sequence genomic window:
- the LOC130840914 gene encoding 60S ribosomal protein L36-like — translation MALPYPMAVGLNKGHKVTKSVSKPRHSCHWGHVMKHTKFVQNMIQKVCGFTPYEQQAIDLLKVSKGKQSLKFIRKMVGTHICAKRKREELNDVLGAMKKAAAKKD, via the coding sequence ATGGCTCTGCCCTACCCCATGGCCGTGGGCCTCAACAAGGGCCACAAGGTGACCAAGAGTGTGAGCAAGCCGAGGCACAGCTGCCACTGGGGGCACGTCATGAAGCACACCAAGTTCGTGCAGAACATGATCCAGAAGGTGTGTGGCTTCACCCCTTATGAGCAGCAGGCCATAGATCTGCTCAAGGTCTCCAAGGGCAAGCAGAGCCTCAAGTTCATCAGGAAAATGGTGGGAACACACATCTGTgccaagaggaagagagaggagctgAACGATGTCCTGGGAGCTATGAAGAAAGCAGCAGCTAAGAAGGACTGA